In a genomic window of Gammaproteobacteria bacterium:
- a CDS encoding ribosome modulation factor — MKRYKRDRYERAEKQGYMAGIKRRSKEICPYQEMTKRERWLNGWRKAREHIQLGIIH, encoded by the coding sequence ATGAAAAGATATAAGCGCGACCGTTACGAACGAGCTGAAAAACAAGGATACATGGCCGGCATCAAACGAAGATCCAAAGAAATTTGTCCCTATCAGGAAATGACCAAACGAGAACGATGGCTAAACGGTTGGCGTAAAGCGAGAGAACACATCCAACTCGGCATCATTCATTAA